A single region of the Streptomyces virginiae genome encodes:
- a CDS encoding HEAT repeat domain-containing protein, which yields MGDHDTVLVRLRAALRADDPWTALYALHLLNTDRPGPLAGAVEELYRSDADQRAFRPYLSWLLRSLGEPGEAVLLRLLAAPGLAADDRQGLLRTAVVHGLRLPAELLRTYAQDAPASGGGNAGTGGSPAPELVDAMGLSGDPSFAPLLGALLEDPAAPRGRAALALGRLGARAWTAPIAGRLSEVTGLDHTAFTVALELMGDPAAVPHLLRWLAESGEERVYDVHHALVRLTGRDPLLPERAGGTAYAAAVRAAWADGRTERAPAVVRDLVVESGARARFSIDEGAGRIRIAFDPPSPGSSWPRWDRSLTFDRKPLYGVGSLCDTCELGLTLLGWPDGEPARIAARMRGRLADLDRLDTALLAEWSPVLGELETGHYRALLLDLPLERVAEPARSWWYRRAAARAEADGEDGDRPEYDRPEDYWPGVAHFQLTAPVPGGRVPFTYGALLPSQPPEALDPAAVARHAAAVAAGERPAAVVLGWIDDRYVEAQHEERWLVGTILDGHHRLAAYAAAGVPARVLLLARVGEGSGADGGLEGLAEVAAVYGCAAGGPEAGEVP from the coding sequence ATGGGGGATCACGACACCGTCCTGGTACGACTCCGCGCCGCTCTGCGCGCCGACGACCCGTGGACCGCGCTGTACGCGCTGCACTTGCTGAACACCGACCGGCCCGGCCCTCTCGCCGGGGCAGTCGAGGAACTGTACCGGTCGGATGCGGACCAGAGGGCCTTCCGCCCCTACCTCAGCTGGCTCCTGCGGAGTCTCGGCGAGCCGGGCGAAGCGGTGCTGCTGCGGCTGCTGGCCGCGCCCGGGCTCGCTGCCGACGACCGCCAGGGCCTCCTGAGGACCGCTGTGGTGCACGGGCTGCGACTGCCCGCCGAGCTCCTGCGTACCTACGCGCAGGACGCCCCTGCATCCGGTGGGGGCAATGCCGGCACCGGCGGCTCGCCCGCCCCCGAGCTCGTCGACGCCATGGGGCTCTCCGGCGACCCGTCCTTCGCGCCGCTCCTCGGCGCCCTCCTGGAGGACCCCGCGGCCCCGCGCGGCCGTGCCGCGCTCGCGCTGGGCCGCCTCGGTGCCCGCGCGTGGACGGCGCCGATCGCCGGGCGGCTGTCCGAGGTGACCGGACTCGACCACACCGCGTTCACCGTCGCCCTGGAGCTGATGGGCGATCCCGCCGCAGTACCGCACCTGCTTCGATGGCTGGCCGAGAGCGGCGAGGAACGCGTGTACGACGTCCACCACGCACTCGTACGGCTCACCGGCCGCGACCCGCTCTTGCCGGAGCGGGCAGGCGGCACGGCGTACGCGGCGGCCGTGCGCGCCGCCTGGGCCGACGGCCGCACCGAGCGCGCACCCGCAGTGGTGCGGGACCTCGTCGTCGAGTCCGGCGCGCGGGCCCGGTTCTCCATCGACGAGGGCGCGGGCCGGATCCGGATCGCCTTCGACCCGCCGTCGCCCGGCTCCTCCTGGCCGCGCTGGGACCGGTCCCTGACGTTCGACCGGAAACCGCTGTACGGGGTCGGCTCGTTGTGCGACACCTGCGAGCTGGGCCTGACCCTGCTGGGCTGGCCGGACGGCGAGCCGGCCCGGATCGCGGCCCGCATGCGCGGGCGGCTGGCTGACCTGGATCGGCTCGACACCGCGCTGCTCGCCGAATGGAGCCCCGTACTCGGCGAGTTGGAGACCGGTCACTACCGAGCCCTCCTCCTCGATCTCCCCCTGGAGCGGGTGGCCGAGCCGGCCCGGTCGTGGTGGTACCGCCGTGCGGCCGCCAGGGCGGAGGCGGACGGCGAGGACGGCGACCGCCCCGAGTACGACCGTCCCGAGGACTACTGGCCCGGCGTCGCGCACTTCCAGCTCACCGCGCCCGTTCCGGGAGGCCGGGTGCCGTTCACGTACGGGGCCCTCCTGCCCTCGCAGCCGCCGGAAGCGCTCGACCCGGCGGCCGTCGCCCGGCACGCGGCCGCCGTAGCGGCGGGGGAGCGGCCCGCCGCGGTGGTCCTCGGCTGGATCGACGACCGGTATGTGGAGGCCCAGCACGAGGAGCGGTGGCTGGTCGGCACGATCCTGGACGGTCATCACCGGCTCGCCGCGTACGCGGCCGCAGGCGTGCCGGCCCGGGTGCTCCTGCTCGCCCGCGTGGGCGAGGGAAGTGGCGCGGACGGCGGCCTGGAGGGGCTGGCGGAGGTGGCCGCGGTGTACGGCTGCGCAGCAGGCGGGCCGGAAGCGGGTGAGGTCCCGTAG
- a CDS encoding AAA family ATPase yields MSVDFVDRVEEMAELNLLVTDLVEGRGGRTVVLDSVSGMGKTALLQAFTRGSVDASSRWEHRVVTTRCHPGIGPGIAYGPVVDLLLKLGEDVKQPGVLRRMLSFTGQGVARSAPEVLSAMVPGLGAIFSLGREVTEASLTSGSMPFDSLLPFQQAAAARIVEALLELVRQGSPTVLLIDDIQHSDPSTLLVLDQLVRRIPDEPLAVVLTHTIDGAYAEGPGETVEEQLHRWSVEGLVRRRTLGGLPEHAVAELVRLRCPQAPAALSQQLSQVTLGHTIFVSLCLDEWTPSQGARISLPASLSRIVERRLRMLSPQDRELLAVGATQGSTFLSSTIASVKGSPHDEIMERLRLIARNHRLIVADEPPAWARMASSDCYRFEHRALWGVIQAQQSPEQIRSRHVRIAAALTTEGTQPMPLERRLEIAHHLRSGGPACLADSADAHYTLARDAATEGLSFAEAEQHCKVAIAAARELPQGEETRDRKLIRAIELLLALTEVRWRGQNRETDGTDIDALAAEAESAAARCRAPELLIRTRLLRGKTLMATRGLVPSLDKLREAVELAERHDDPVALFVARVEYGRQVSKLNLAEGLAQLSEAEALSAADARLPDTDPVLQHARNLGEMQLGISLFDSGRLGVALSRLQRCVGRLRSEPLKAELPIALNYLAQVLASIGAYQEAEDALREALAFEEDRGGDSGWHAYNTALLSYILAQQGGDRRRESLALVVSAWAETERTWLANLVPIVRNLYAEILLHGADEHPDGLGQAYALAGTTVDETRHSGMVRSQIAAHSLQSRALLRWGDTARAASAAREALRLLDGVGDMPALRTEEVLYHSAVVLATNGARQEARELLERARAVVGEKAGHLHDDTARRRFLTSVPLNRAIRAGHGIAG; encoded by the coding sequence GTGTCGGTCGATTTCGTCGATCGTGTCGAGGAAATGGCTGAGTTGAACTTACTCGTCACCGACCTCGTCGAGGGGCGGGGCGGGCGCACGGTCGTGCTGGACAGCGTTTCGGGTATGGGGAAGACGGCACTTCTCCAGGCCTTTACCCGGGGGTCCGTCGACGCCTCGTCTCGCTGGGAACACCGGGTGGTGACGACCCGCTGCCATCCTGGCATCGGTCCCGGGATCGCGTACGGGCCGGTCGTCGACCTCCTCCTGAAACTGGGCGAGGATGTGAAGCAGCCCGGTGTCCTGCGTCGCATGCTGAGTTTCACGGGCCAGGGCGTGGCACGCTCCGCCCCGGAGGTGCTCTCGGCGATGGTGCCAGGGCTCGGCGCGATCTTCAGCCTGGGCCGTGAGGTCACGGAGGCCTCGCTCACCTCCGGGTCCATGCCATTCGACAGTCTCCTACCGTTCCAGCAGGCTGCCGCTGCCCGGATCGTCGAGGCGCTTCTCGAGTTGGTGCGACAGGGTAGTCCCACCGTGCTGCTCATCGACGACATCCAGCACAGCGACCCCAGCACCCTGCTCGTCCTGGACCAGCTCGTGCGCAGGATCCCCGACGAGCCTCTGGCCGTCGTCCTGACCCACACCATCGACGGAGCCTACGCGGAGGGCCCGGGTGAGACAGTCGAGGAACAGCTCCACCGCTGGTCAGTGGAGGGACTTGTTCGGCGCAGGACACTGGGCGGTCTGCCCGAGCACGCTGTGGCGGAATTGGTCCGCCTGCGGTGTCCGCAGGCGCCTGCGGCCCTGAGTCAGCAGCTCAGCCAAGTCACACTCGGGCACACGATTTTCGTCTCCCTGTGCCTCGACGAGTGGACTCCCTCCCAGGGGGCGCGAATCTCCCTGCCGGCCAGCCTCTCGCGGATCGTGGAACGCCGCCTCAGAATGCTTTCGCCCCAGGACCGCGAGCTTCTCGCCGTTGGGGCGACGCAGGGATCGACGTTCCTGTCGAGCACGATCGCCTCCGTTAAGGGCTCGCCTCACGACGAAATCATGGAACGTCTGCGGCTCATCGCCCGCAACCACCGACTGATCGTTGCCGACGAGCCCCCGGCGTGGGCCCGGATGGCGTCCTCCGACTGCTATCGCTTCGAGCACCGTGCCCTTTGGGGGGTGATCCAGGCACAACAGAGTCCCGAGCAGATCCGCTCACGCCACGTCCGCATCGCCGCCGCCCTTACCACCGAGGGCACCCAGCCGATGCCTCTCGAACGCCGCCTGGAGATCGCCCATCATCTGCGCTCGGGGGGCCCCGCGTGTCTCGCGGACTCGGCTGACGCGCACTACACACTTGCACGCGACGCCGCGACGGAGGGGCTTTCCTTCGCCGAGGCGGAGCAGCACTGCAAGGTGGCCATCGCCGCCGCCCGTGAGCTGCCCCAGGGAGAGGAGACACGGGATCGCAAGCTGATCCGGGCAATTGAACTGTTGCTGGCACTGACGGAGGTGAGGTGGCGGGGACAGAACCGGGAGACTGACGGAACTGACATCGACGCACTGGCCGCCGAGGCCGAGAGCGCGGCAGCCCGCTGCCGTGCGCCCGAGCTGTTGATCCGCACCCGGCTGCTGCGCGGCAAAACGCTCATGGCTACCCGAGGACTCGTGCCGTCGCTCGACAAACTCCGTGAAGCCGTCGAACTGGCCGAAAGGCACGACGACCCGGTCGCCCTGTTCGTGGCAAGGGTCGAGTACGGGCGGCAAGTCTCGAAGCTCAACCTCGCCGAAGGCCTGGCACAACTCAGCGAAGCGGAAGCATTGAGCGCCGCCGACGCCCGACTCCCCGACACAGACCCAGTACTGCAGCACGCCCGCAATCTCGGGGAGATGCAGCTGGGCATCTCCCTCTTCGACAGCGGCCGTCTCGGTGTGGCGCTCTCCCGACTCCAGCGCTGTGTCGGCCGGCTGCGAAGCGAGCCCCTCAAGGCCGAACTCCCCATCGCCCTCAACTACCTCGCCCAGGTCCTCGCGAGCATCGGCGCCTACCAGGAGGCGGAGGATGCACTGCGCGAGGCGCTCGCCTTCGAGGAGGACCGTGGCGGCGACAGCGGGTGGCACGCCTACAACACGGCCCTCCTCTCGTACATACTCGCCCAGCAGGGTGGCGACCGCCGGAGGGAGAGTCTCGCCCTGGTCGTGTCCGCATGGGCGGAGACCGAGCGAACCTGGCTGGCCAACCTGGTCCCCATCGTCCGCAACCTCTACGCGGAGATCCTGCTGCACGGCGCTGACGAGCATCCAGACGGCCTGGGGCAGGCGTACGCCCTCGCCGGGACAACGGTGGACGAGACACGGCACAGCGGCATGGTCAGGAGCCAGATCGCCGCCCACTCCCTGCAGAGCCGCGCCCTCCTGCGGTGGGGAGACACCGCCAGAGCGGCATCCGCGGCCCGCGAGGCGCTGCGTCTCCTCGACGGTGTCGGGGACATGCCCGCTCTTCGCACCGAGGAGGTGCTCTATCACTCCGCCGTGGTGCTCGCCACGAACGGTGCCCGGCAGGAGGCCCGTGAACTGCTGGAGCGAGCGCGAGCAGTGGTCGGCGAAAAGGCGGGCCATCTCCACGATGACACTGCTCGACGGCGCTTCCTCACCAGCGTGCCCCTGAACCGCGCCATCCGCGCGGGCCACGGGATTGCCGGGTAA
- a CDS encoding ISAs1 family transposase produces MPPVCHRLPHQAALQQRELSDSAVRLSALPDPRHRRGMRHTFASVLLTAACAVLAGARSYLAIGQWARHAPQDTLARLGFHARGPLGVRRPASPSTLRRVLVLVCPGGLADLLGHDPASTPTIAVDGKSARGSRTAATPATHLLSAVTAASRVVSQLRVPDKTNEISAFTALLAPFDLAGTVVTADALHTQREHAKWLVEVKKAHYLLVVKGNQPKLHAAIKALPWKDVTARRYDRERGHGRRETRSVRTLTVTGLGLDFPHVVQAVKILRHRTDLKTGKVTRQTVYAIRPGRSGVSRRCTT; encoded by the coding sequence GTGCCGCCAGTCTGCCACCGTCTGCCTCATCAAGCCGCCCTTCAGCAACGTGAACTGTCGGACAGCGCTGTTCGGTTGAGTGCCCTGCCCGATCCGCGTCACCGGCGCGGTATGCGACATACTTTCGCCTCGGTGCTGCTGACCGCTGCCTGCGCGGTCCTGGCCGGCGCCCGCTCCTATCTGGCCATCGGGCAGTGGGCCCGCCACGCACCCCAAGACACCCTCGCCCGCCTAGGGTTTCATGCGCGCGGGCCACTCGGCGTGCGCCGGCCGGCCTCGCCCTCCACCCTGCGCCGGGTGCTGGTCCTGGTGTGCCCCGGCGGGCTCGCCGACCTGCTCGGCCACGACCCGGCCAGCACGCCGACGATCGCGGTGGACGGCAAGAGCGCCCGCGGCTCGCGCACCGCTGCCACGCCCGCCACCCACCTGCTGTCCGCTGTCACGGCCGCCAGCCGTGTCGTCAGCCAACTGCGGGTGCCGGACAAAACCAACGAGATCTCCGCGTTCACCGCCCTGCTGGCCCCGTTCGACCTGGCCGGCACCGTGGTGACCGCCGACGCCCTACACACCCAGCGCGAGCACGCGAAGTGGCTGGTGGAGGTGAAGAAGGCGCACTACCTGCTGGTGGTCAAGGGCAACCAGCCGAAACTGCACGCGGCGATCAAGGCCCTCCCGTGGAAGGACGTGACCGCCCGCCGCTACGACCGCGAGCGCGGGCACGGGCGGCGCGAGACCCGCTCGGTGCGCACGCTCACCGTCACCGGCCTCGGCCTGGACTTCCCGCACGTGGTCCAGGCGGTGAAGATCCTTCGGCATCGCACCGACCTGAAGACCGGCAAGGTCACCCGGCAGACCGTCTACGCGATCAGGCCAGGTCGCAGTGGGGTATCGAGGCGGTGCACCACGTGA
- a CDS encoding allene oxide cyclase barrel-like domain-containing protein — MRPIGAACLGTATLVTLLACTPVAAAATDTGSAQARDKARIITVLGEVQQLTRFPVTTGSVSQGDQVVVRSVLTDEAGNTVGETHGTCTTTRGIIQPGDEEAEQCLVTYTLPGGQITVQGMYFNYLDQGPFDNAITGGTGEYKKARGWVHSDTIRTTPPVKRRFTIHLV, encoded by the coding sequence ATGCGCCCCATCGGAGCGGCCTGCCTCGGCACGGCCACGCTGGTCACCCTCCTCGCCTGCACCCCCGTCGCGGCCGCCGCGACGGACACCGGTTCCGCCCAGGCCAGGGACAAGGCCCGGATCATCACAGTCCTGGGCGAGGTGCAGCAGCTGACCCGCTTCCCCGTCACCACCGGCAGTGTCTCGCAGGGCGATCAAGTCGTCGTCCGCTCGGTCCTCACCGACGAGGCGGGCAACACGGTCGGCGAGACCCACGGCACCTGCACCACCACCCGGGGCATCATCCAACCAGGCGACGAGGAAGCGGAGCAGTGCCTCGTGACCTACACCCTCCCGGGCGGCCAGATCACCGTGCAGGGAATGTACTTCAACTACCTTGACCAGGGTCCCTTCGACAACGCGATCACCGGCGGCACCGGGGAGTACAAGAAGGCTCGCGGCTGGGTCCACTCCGACACGATTCGGACAACCCCGCCGGTCAAGAGGCGCTTCACGATCCACCTCGTCTGA
- a CDS encoding class II aldolase/adducin family protein, which yields MEEPTADRMTAGGTATAGAAGDLRGSAFVPRQEDLELSLPPVFDAPDQEREHRKQRLAGACRIFGRFGFSEGVAGHITVRDPEYPNMFWVNPFGMSFRHIRVSDLLLVDHEGQVRHGRRPVNRAGFVIHSAIHAARPDVVAAAHAHAVHGKAFSSLGRLLDPITQDACALYEQHTVHRDGAGAVVVDEEAGRQLAAGLGPHKAVIHQNHGIFTVGESVEEAAWWFISMERSAQAQLLAQAAGTPLLIDPEAARHTRDQTGFPLAGWFSFQPLWDEIVRTDPDLFE from the coding sequence ATGGAGGAACCGACGGCCGACCGCATGACCGCGGGCGGCACGGCAACGGCCGGTGCGGCGGGCGACCTCCGCGGCAGCGCCTTCGTCCCGCGTCAGGAGGACCTGGAGCTTTCGCTGCCCCCGGTGTTCGACGCCCCGGACCAGGAGCGCGAGCACCGCAAGCAGCGGCTCGCCGGAGCCTGCCGGATCTTCGGCCGGTTCGGATTCTCCGAGGGCGTGGCGGGGCACATCACGGTGCGCGACCCCGAGTACCCGAACATGTTCTGGGTCAACCCGTTCGGGATGTCCTTCCGGCACATCCGGGTCTCCGACCTGCTCCTGGTCGACCACGAGGGCCAGGTACGCCACGGCCGGCGCCCGGTCAACCGGGCGGGGTTCGTGATCCATTCCGCCATCCACGCGGCCCGTCCCGACGTGGTCGCCGCCGCCCACGCGCACGCCGTGCACGGCAAGGCCTTCTCCAGTCTCGGCCGCCTGCTGGATCCGATCACCCAGGACGCCTGCGCCCTCTACGAGCAGCACACCGTGCACCGCGACGGCGCCGGCGCCGTGGTGGTCGACGAGGAGGCCGGCCGGCAGCTCGCCGCCGGCCTCGGCCCGCACAAGGCGGTCATCCACCAGAACCACGGCATCTTCACCGTCGGCGAGTCCGTCGAAGAGGCGGCCTGGTGGTTCATCTCCATGGAGCGCAGCGCCCAGGCACAGTTGCTGGCGCAGGCCGCCGGCACTCCGCTGCTGATCGATCCCGAGGCCGCCCGACACACCCGTGACCAGACCGGCTTCCCGCTCGCCGGCTGGTTCTCCTTCCAGCCCCTGTGGGACGAGATCGTCCGCACCGACCCCGACCTCTTCGAGTAG
- a CDS encoding TetR/AcrR family transcriptional regulator C-terminal domain-containing protein, which produces MATASDHRPPAGVAPGPAAPGSASWWRARYAERDRRRPRTGGLTLARITAGALELADRDGLDALTMRSLGEHLQVRHTSLYRHVASREELLIETVDHMLGEIRLPSLEGDWRAGLEQGAREFRRVLIAHPALVPALTNGQLLGPNALRAREHALGQLLAQGWAPRTAVHVYLTVTHFVIGSAVLDTGGAARTGPQRAAMAELFAGLSPLTHPVVRRHADLLNSPNGAEEFTFGLRVLVSGLGHLHTEEIGK; this is translated from the coding sequence ATGGCAACCGCCTCCGACCACCGCCCGCCCGCCGGCGTCGCCCCGGGTCCCGCAGCACCCGGTTCCGCCTCGTGGTGGCGGGCACGCTACGCCGAGCGCGACCGGCGCCGCCCCCGCACGGGCGGGCTGACCCTCGCCCGGATCACCGCGGGCGCGCTGGAACTGGCCGACCGCGACGGGCTGGACGCCCTCACGATGCGCAGCCTCGGGGAGCACCTCCAGGTCCGCCACACCTCCCTGTACCGCCATGTGGCGAGCCGGGAGGAGCTTCTGATCGAGACCGTGGACCACATGCTGGGCGAGATCAGACTGCCTTCCCTCGAAGGGGATTGGCGGGCCGGTCTGGAGCAGGGGGCTCGGGAGTTCCGCCGGGTCCTGATCGCCCACCCGGCCCTCGTACCGGCGCTGACCAACGGTCAGTTGCTCGGCCCCAACGCCCTGCGGGCACGTGAACACGCCCTCGGGCAGCTCCTGGCCCAGGGGTGGGCCCCCCGTACGGCCGTGCACGTCTACCTCACGGTCACCCACTTCGTGATCGGCTCCGCCGTGCTCGACACCGGTGGCGCGGCGCGGACCGGCCCGCAGCGCGCGGCGATGGCGGAGCTGTTCGCCGGCCTGTCCCCCCTGACCCACCCGGTCGTTCGCCGCCACGCCGACCTGCTCAACTCCCCCAACGGCGCTGAGGAGTTCACGTTCGGGCTGCGCGTGCTGGTTTCGGGGCTCGGCCACCTGCACACCGAGGAGATCGGAAAATGA